The following proteins are co-located in the Micromonospora viridifaciens genome:
- a CDS encoding bifunctional adenosylcobinamide kinase/adenosylcobinamide-phosphate guanylyltransferase, with amino-acid sequence MSVDGWNTLLVLGGIRSGKSEFAESLVADAPMVRYVATAGEGDPEDTEWAARLAAHRARRPGSWTTEETAADPGRLAEVIAAAGPGETLLVDDLGGWVTVLLDPAHQPADDTATIAELAAAVRASAARLVLVSPEVGLSLVPTTPLGRVFTDALGQTNRAVADACDAVVLVVAGQPAWLKPAAPPRPGVPAQAGPGEAGAPTQRVAGRPTAGTAEPALPEVLAPAAPPPPAPEPVPAPDWATATTALPLVATGLVIQPGMELPMPDDYAGPQAVDRLATLDLPGAGLGVLEQVVGFAAATQGTPTPAPWSSVRVLLLHGDHAGGASAGTAPGESARRARQARAGQGALARLAAESGAGLQVVETPASGAMEDEPALTADQVESALRYGWRLAEQAADAGVQLLVLAACGAGTEAAAAAVLVATAGAEPPAVLGRVVTEQGEFDDAAWMVRCAAVRDALHRTRRSPRDAKDVLAELGGGDIAVATGVLLGATARRLPVLLDGPVGVAAGMVSRDLAGQARHWCLLPDHGGQPAVRLAADVLGLTPLVDLRLGLGEGATALAALPLLRSALALAASLPVHPSLRDTEGDEEFAEPEPTGPGPTTTEPEPASPAPTTEPEYAEPEPAGPGPTTTEPEPASPAPTTEPEFAEPEPAGPGPSRAATVGPDEPVAVPDTPGRRAD; translated from the coding sequence ATGTCCGTTGACGGGTGGAACACGCTCCTGGTGCTCGGCGGTATCCGGTCCGGCAAGTCCGAGTTCGCGGAATCCCTGGTCGCCGACGCCCCCATGGTCCGGTACGTGGCCACCGCCGGCGAAGGGGACCCGGAGGACACCGAGTGGGCGGCCCGCCTGGCGGCGCACCGGGCCCGCCGGCCGGGCAGCTGGACCACCGAGGAGACCGCCGCGGACCCGGGCCGGCTGGCCGAGGTGATCGCGGCGGCCGGGCCAGGCGAGACGCTGCTCGTCGACGACCTGGGCGGCTGGGTCACCGTGCTGCTCGATCCGGCCCACCAGCCCGCCGACGACACGGCCACCATCGCCGAGCTGGCGGCGGCCGTCCGGGCGAGCGCCGCCCGGCTGGTGCTGGTGAGCCCGGAGGTGGGGCTCAGCCTGGTGCCGACCACCCCGCTGGGCCGGGTGTTCACCGACGCGCTGGGCCAGACCAACCGGGCGGTCGCGGACGCCTGTGACGCGGTGGTGCTGGTCGTGGCCGGCCAGCCCGCCTGGCTGAAGCCGGCCGCCCCACCCCGCCCCGGCGTGCCGGCGCAGGCCGGCCCGGGCGAGGCGGGCGCGCCGACGCAGCGGGTCGCCGGGCGACCGACGGCCGGTACGGCGGAGCCGGCGCTGCCCGAGGTGCTGGCCCCGGCCGCGCCGCCCCCGCCGGCCCCCGAGCCGGTGCCGGCGCCCGACTGGGCCACCGCCACCACGGCGCTGCCGCTGGTCGCCACCGGGCTGGTCATCCAGCCCGGCATGGAACTGCCCATGCCCGACGACTACGCCGGCCCGCAGGCGGTCGACCGGCTCGCCACCCTGGACCTGCCCGGCGCGGGGCTGGGCGTGCTGGAACAGGTGGTCGGCTTCGCGGCCGCCACCCAGGGCACGCCGACCCCCGCGCCGTGGAGTTCGGTGCGGGTGCTGCTGCTGCACGGCGACCACGCGGGTGGAGCGTCGGCCGGCACGGCGCCCGGCGAGTCGGCCCGCCGCGCCCGGCAGGCCCGCGCCGGCCAGGGGGCGCTGGCCCGGCTGGCGGCCGAGAGCGGGGCCGGCCTGCAGGTGGTCGAGACGCCCGCCTCGGGCGCGATGGAGGACGAGCCGGCGCTCACCGCCGACCAGGTCGAGTCGGCCCTGCGGTACGGGTGGCGGCTGGCCGAGCAGGCCGCCGACGCCGGCGTACAGCTGCTGGTGCTGGCGGCGTGCGGGGCGGGCACCGAGGCGGCGGCTGCGGCGGTGCTGGTGGCCACGGCCGGCGCGGAACCGCCGGCCGTGCTGGGCCGGGTGGTGACCGAGCAGGGCGAGTTCGACGACGCGGCCTGGATGGTCCGCTGCGCGGCGGTCCGGGACGCGCTGCACCGCACCCGGCGCTCCCCGCGGGACGCCAAGGACGTGCTGGCCGAGCTGGGTGGTGGCGACATCGCGGTGGCCACCGGGGTGCTGCTCGGCGCGACCGCCCGGCGGCTCCCGGTGCTGCTGGACGGGCCGGTCGGGGTCGCCGCCGGCATGGTCAGCCGCGACCTGGCCGGGCAGGCCCGGCACTGGTGCCTGCTGCCCGACCACGGCGGCCAGCCCGCGGTGCGGCTCGCCGCCGACGTGCTCGGCCTGACCCCGCTGGTGGACCTGCGGCTCGGCCTGGGCGAGGGGGCGACCGCCCTGGCCGCGCTGCCGCTGCTGCGCTCGGCGCTGGCGCTCGCCGCCAGTCTGCCGGTGCACCCGTCGCTGCGCGACACCGAGGGCGACGAGGAGTTCGCCGAGCCCGAGCCGACCGGTCCCGGGCCCACCACGACCGAGCCGGAGCCGGCCAGCCCGGCACCGACCACCGAGCCGGAGTACGCCGAGCCCGAGCCGGCCGGGCCCGGGCCGACCACCACGGAGCCGGAGCCGGCCAGCCCGGCACCGACCACGGAGCCGGAGTTCGCCGAGCCGGAGCCGGCCGGGCCGGGGCCCAGCCGGGCCGCCACCGTCGGGCCGGACGAACCAGTCGCGGTGCCGGACACCCCCGGCCGGCGTGCCGACTGA
- a CDS encoding protein kinase domain-containing protein, with translation MLTRGVVLSDRYRLGERIATGGMGAVWKCTDTLLGREVAVKVLLPSLVADPEFTTRFHAEARMLAALRHPGIVQVHDFGAATLADGSQVSFLVMEYVDGEPLVTWIRRAGRLDPASTMSVVTQAGHALHAAHLAGIVHRDVKPGNLLVKRDGTVVLVDFGIARASTMAGITAAHTVLGTATYMSPEQATGQRVSPATDVYALGAVAYFCLAGRPPFDGDNPLQVALRHAQDEPAPPPPGTPPAVVELVRQALSKSPGDRYPSALAMAEAAQDARDATLASVPVPPRPPWAMAGPAVPGAAALPAPAAPAAPGPAAADHSAGTPSGASAPAGSPADPGPGAGPDPHAPAPVPAAAPPTGPGRYAGSSVPPTREEPAGRRGRGRVLALAGAGGVVLVALATTVAVAALRSPDDPPAGRAALAGESTSAGPGLPEPQVTQGTPGAPEPTPSRTGHASTSPSTTASRPASGTTTPPAGEPASPTAGGTGAPKPTGTTSAPQKPNPYTAGQVCGSGYQVIDSATLTANGTRKGRVYLLYNASSRANCVVTLKDTDVGRATQVSAYLEVKGKTRETDSGAFAYYAGPVRAGAGGVCVKWGGAVGGASYGSPFEHCG, from the coding sequence GTGTTGACTCGAGGAGTGGTGCTCAGCGACCGCTATCGGCTGGGCGAACGCATCGCGACCGGCGGCATGGGTGCCGTCTGGAAGTGCACCGACACCCTGCTGGGCCGCGAGGTCGCGGTGAAGGTGCTGCTGCCGTCGCTGGTCGCCGACCCGGAGTTCACCACCCGCTTCCACGCCGAGGCCCGGATGCTGGCCGCGCTGCGGCACCCGGGCATCGTGCAGGTGCACGACTTCGGCGCCGCCACGCTCGCCGACGGCAGCCAGGTCAGTTTCCTGGTGATGGAGTACGTCGACGGCGAGCCGCTGGTGACCTGGATCCGGCGCGCCGGGCGGCTCGACCCGGCGTCCACCATGTCGGTGGTGACGCAGGCCGGGCACGCGCTGCACGCCGCCCACCTCGCCGGGATCGTGCACCGGGACGTCAAGCCCGGAAACCTGCTGGTCAAGCGGGACGGCACGGTGGTGCTGGTCGACTTCGGCATCGCCCGGGCCAGCACCATGGCCGGGATCACCGCCGCGCACACGGTGCTCGGCACCGCCACGTACATGTCGCCGGAGCAGGCCACCGGCCAGCGCGTCTCGCCGGCCACCGACGTCTACGCCCTCGGCGCGGTGGCGTACTTCTGCCTCGCCGGCCGGCCGCCCTTCGACGGCGACAACCCGCTCCAGGTGGCGCTGCGGCACGCCCAGGACGAGCCCGCCCCGCCGCCACCGGGCACGCCCCCGGCGGTGGTCGAGCTGGTCCGGCAGGCGCTGTCCAAGAGCCCCGGCGACCGGTACCCGAGCGCCCTCGCCATGGCCGAGGCCGCGCAGGACGCCCGGGACGCCACCCTGGCCAGCGTCCCCGTCCCGCCCCGGCCGCCGTGGGCGATGGCCGGCCCGGCCGTGCCGGGGGCCGCCGCGCTGCCGGCCCCCGCCGCGCCGGCCGCGCCCGGTCCGGCCGCCGCCGACCACTCCGCGGGTACGCCGTCCGGCGCTTCCGCCCCCGCCGGCTCCCCGGCCGACCCCGGCCCCGGCGCGGGGCCGGACCCGCACGCTCCCGCACCGGTGCCGGCGGCAGCGCCCCCCACCGGCCCCGGGCGGTACGCCGGCTCGAGCGTCCCGCCGACGCGGGAGGAGCCGGCGGGGCGCCGGGGACGGGGGCGGGTGCTCGCCCTGGCCGGGGCGGGCGGCGTCGTCCTCGTCGCGCTGGCGACCACCGTGGCCGTGGCGGCGCTGCGCTCGCCCGACGACCCACCGGCAGGCCGGGCCGCGCTGGCCGGCGAGTCCACCTCCGCCGGCCCCGGCCTGCCGGAGCCGCAGGTCACGCAGGGCACGCCGGGCGCACCGGAGCCGACGCCGAGCCGCACCGGACATGCCAGCACCTCGCCGTCGACGACGGCGAGCCGGCCGGCGTCGGGCACCACCACCCCGCCGGCCGGCGAGCCGGCGTCCCCGACTGCCGGCGGCACCGGCGCGCCGAAACCGACCGGCACCACCAGCGCCCCGCAGAAGCCCAACCCGTACACGGCGGGGCAGGTGTGCGGCAGCGGGTACCAGGTGATCGACTCGGCGACGCTGACCGCGAACGGCACCCGCAAGGGGCGGGTCTACCTGCTCTACAACGCCAGCAGCCGGGCCAACTGTGTGGTCACGCTGAAGGACACCGACGTCGGCCGGGCCACTCAGGTGTCGGCGTACCTGGAGGTGAAGGGAAAGACCCGGGAGACCGACAGCGGGGCGTTCGCGTACTACGCCGGGCCGGTCCGGGCCGGCGCGGGCGGGGTCTGCGTGAAGTGGGGCGGGGCGGTCGGCGGGGCCAGCTACGGCAGCCCGTTCGAGCACTGCGGCTGA
- a CDS encoding site-2 protease family protein, whose product MGYDRPGDRLVLGVPRAAFRPSPVFLALVALFVASGVLTWHGFGNVRFDVFLFVVSGWLVSLCLHEYAHAVVAYRSGDRDIAHRGYLTLNPLKYTNPLLSIVLPVVVVLLGGIGLPGGAVWVDRHAIPGRLRHTLVSLAGPATNVLFTLLLVAVLLTGPQLVGGPLEFWAGVGLLAFLQLTASVLNLLPVPGLDGGNMIQPWLSPAYRRMYDMFAPFGFILLFALLWNPRIGGWFFGAVFSVADFLGLPPQLYVLGRELIRFWQG is encoded by the coding sequence ATGGGCTACGACCGCCCGGGCGATCGGCTGGTGCTCGGAGTGCCCCGGGCGGCGTTCCGGCCCAGCCCGGTCTTCCTGGCGCTGGTCGCGCTCTTCGTGGCCAGCGGCGTGCTGACCTGGCACGGGTTCGGCAACGTCCGGTTCGACGTCTTCCTGTTCGTGGTCTCGGGCTGGCTGGTCTCGCTCTGCCTGCACGAGTACGCCCACGCGGTGGTCGCGTACCGGTCCGGCGACCGGGACATCGCCCACCGGGGCTACCTGACGCTCAACCCGTTGAAGTACACCAACCCGCTGCTGTCCATCGTGCTGCCGGTGGTCGTGGTGCTGCTCGGCGGCATCGGCCTGCCCGGCGGCGCGGTCTGGGTGGACCGGCACGCCATCCCCGGTCGGCTGCGGCACACCCTGGTCAGCCTGGCCGGCCCGGCCACCAACGTGCTGTTCACCCTGCTGCTGGTGGCGGTGCTGCTGACCGGCCCGCAGCTGGTGGGCGGCCCGCTGGAGTTCTGGGCCGGGGTGGGTCTGCTGGCGTTCCTCCAGCTCACCGCCAGCGTGCTGAACCTGCTGCCGGTGCCCGGCCTGGACGGCGGCAACATGATCCAGCCGTGGCTCAGCCCGGCGTACCGCCGGATGTATGACATGTTCGCCCCGTTCGGCTTCATCCTGCTGTTCGCCCTGCTGTGGAACCCGCGGATCGGCGGCTGGTTCTTCGGCGCGGTCTTCAGCGTGGCCGACTTCCTCGGGCTGCCGCCCCAGCTCTACGTCCTCGGGCGCGAGCTGATCCGGTTCTGGCAGGGCTGA
- a CDS encoding aldo/keto reductase family protein yields the protein MEFRHLGRSGLMVSEISYGNWITHGSQVEEQAAAACVRAALDTGITTFDTADVYAGTKAEEVLGRALKGERREGLEIFTKVYWPTGPGRNDRGLSRKHIMESINGSLRRLQTDYVDLYQAHRYDYSTPLEETMEAFADVVHSGKAHYIGVSEWKASQIREAHQLARELRIPLVSSQPQYSMLWRVIEAEVIPTCEELGLGQIVWSPMAQGVLSGKYLPGQPPPAGSRATDEKSGAGFIAKWLGDEVLTRVQRLKPLADQAGLTMPQLAIAWVLQNPNVSSAIVGASRPEQVHDNVKAAGVKLDADLLKAIDEIVEPVTERDPAKTESPAQRP from the coding sequence ATGGAATTCCGACACCTAGGCCGCTCGGGCCTGATGGTCAGCGAGATCTCGTACGGCAACTGGATCACCCACGGTTCACAGGTCGAGGAGCAGGCCGCGGCCGCCTGCGTGCGGGCCGCCCTGGACACCGGTATCACCACCTTCGACACCGCCGACGTGTACGCCGGCACGAAGGCCGAGGAGGTGCTGGGCCGCGCGCTGAAGGGCGAGCGGCGCGAGGGGCTGGAAATCTTCACCAAGGTCTACTGGCCGACCGGCCCCGGTCGTAACGACCGGGGGCTGTCCCGCAAGCACATCATGGAGTCGATCAACGGCTCGCTGCGCCGCCTGCAGACCGACTACGTGGACCTCTACCAGGCCCACCGGTACGACTACAGCACGCCGCTGGAGGAGACGATGGAGGCCTTCGCCGACGTCGTGCACTCCGGCAAGGCGCACTACATCGGGGTCTCGGAGTGGAAGGCGTCGCAGATCCGCGAGGCCCACCAGCTCGCCCGCGAGCTGCGCATCCCGCTGGTGTCCAGCCAGCCGCAGTACTCGATGCTGTGGCGGGTCATCGAGGCCGAGGTGATCCCCACCTGCGAGGAGCTGGGCCTCGGGCAGATCGTCTGGTCGCCGATGGCCCAGGGCGTGCTCTCCGGCAAGTACCTGCCGGGCCAGCCGCCGCCGGCCGGCTCCCGAGCCACCGACGAGAAGTCCGGTGCCGGGTTCATCGCCAAGTGGCTCGGCGACGAGGTGCTGACCCGGGTGCAGCGGCTCAAGCCGCTGGCCGATCAGGCCGGGCTGACCATGCCGCAGCTGGCCATCGCCTGGGTGCTGCAGAACCCGAACGTCTCCTCGGCGATCGTCGGGGCGTCCCGGCCGGAGCAGGTGCACGACAACGTGAAGGCGGCAGGTGTGAAGCTCGACGCCGACCTGCTCAAGGCGATCGACGAGATCGTCGAGCCGGTCACCGAGCGGGACCCGGCGAAGACCGAGAGCCCGGCCCAGCGCCCGTGA
- a CDS encoding WG repeat-containing protein: MSGWDRWRELADPSWAAEPTHEWHPQFPGQRYPGDIGIEYRTPPAPRGRAAVVGRAEVHPVSPAPDHPRDPYPVSPAPGDPRGTYPVSPAVPHERRGTYPVSPAGPDERRGTHPVSPAGPDEQRRAYPGPSGPGDRRAYPEGHGRDEPRADGRRPWVERRADDGPRRGPAPQAGDRYDQRGPDRARTAGWPDDRHDQRWVRPEPGHRMPPPDGDPRRPVSPAPEPGWLPEPDEFPHRPQPRPAWSEQRRGTPDGPPGGLPRGPQERREPGFDRQADRRGHGFDGPVDRRGPGFDGPADRRDPGFDRRDPGFEGPQRREPGPRRDAAARAGNHPAPPIAPDGQRRPLDPYRPEPGHHGGPRPDVHGPDERWDGRRPPSEPARPRAEEWPPSERRPRGEAATYRPDGWSRPVGPGRPGPDGRPVRPADEATSRYGGRRPEPVGHRPEDWHRPEDRYQREDRYQREEWHGHPAARTRPDDVRDRPTLPATAPRPSGLREQPAAPAPTRRDDPRDRPVQAAPSRPDEVRDRPVAPAPARPDEMRRPPVPGVPMSGVPVSGVPVSGVPVSGVPVPGAPVPGAPVPGAPAYPSEQPAARDRSERPDVPTSAPPAADLRTESSPDTGSATPPLDGPARPPAPGTERPAPMVRSEPSARLDEADAVAAGTATAPPAPAPPAPPAPAPTVPAPTASAPTPPRPPVSQSAPVSAPLAVPVSAPPAVPVAAAPTPAPPDAGTPSTGSVSTAPGEAPRQSAPATALRPAPPDAPASPQPADGVAEPVSATPAGATGGDHSAPEAPGDSRPDNAPGAAPSADHQVEGAGAWFRPHVPTSDPADETGPAAARDEPTPAGHAAPERPVSAPTAEQTAPERPVSAATAEQTAPERPASGPPTEPTSGPPVPATPTTAVEPTSERVGPSRPPEHVPAGAGPAAGTAPPADRGDAPAAARSTADPGGRAPQPVPEAATPQAVPAAHVPPAEVPGQAAPPVSAPPAQVSAPPARVPTPPVSAPPAQVSAPPAQVPTPPVSAPPAQVSASAAQPVSAPPVPVSAPPAAATPADGEPRTPSLTEVPAPPAPAAPAEREPQSAAPAQVSAPPAPVSAPPAPAAAPEDEPREVRPVDPEQALAAIRWRLHPEKLREEAPDPEALGEVRDGLTTKLNSALDNRNRARLLSLRSVAARILGDLDDAVADARLALTYAEATGELRRTALARARLAEVLRWRGEYAEADRLFAEANSPELPDRLRAVLHEHAGRSCYDQGRLTEACLHFERALDLRQGEDAELSARTAVALDAVAERAAADGFGPKPRTREAVLGEEQQPVPTFDEEQQLWGYADAEGELVIDHRYAEAQPFREGLAWVRRPEASRWSLIDTAGTALIEANNGYRAVGSFSEGLAWVSMDGKGRWMAVDPTNIVRVPPSFEDVRPFRGGLAAVRQNGGWGAVDRTGQVVVPTRYDGLTTALADGRYVDGFTEDGLAGVELAGRRGVVDRNGRVLVEPAYPALVVHPVAFLVRDESGRWGALDRRGEPLIDRVHPSRAAVVAEIDNLLADTSPVL; this comes from the coding sequence ATGAGCGGCTGGGACCGCTGGCGCGAGCTGGCCGACCCCTCCTGGGCCGCCGAACCGACTCACGAGTGGCACCCCCAGTTCCCGGGGCAGCGCTACCCGGGCGACATCGGCATCGAGTACCGGACTCCGCCCGCGCCCCGCGGCCGGGCCGCCGTCGTCGGCCGGGCCGAGGTGCACCCGGTCAGCCCGGCACCGGACCACCCGCGCGACCCGTACCCGGTCAGCCCGGCACCGGGTGACCCGCGCGGGACGTACCCGGTCAGCCCGGCGGTCCCCCACGAGCGGCGCGGCACCTACCCGGTCAGCCCCGCGGGCCCGGACGAGCGGCGCGGCACCCACCCCGTCAGCCCGGCAGGGCCCGACGAGCAGCGGCGCGCGTACCCGGGGCCCTCCGGCCCCGGCGATCGGCGCGCGTACCCGGAGGGGCACGGCCGGGACGAGCCGCGCGCGGACGGGCGGCGGCCCTGGGTGGAGCGGCGCGCGGACGATGGTCCCCGGCGCGGACCCGCTCCGCAGGCGGGCGACCGGTACGACCAACGCGGCCCGGACCGGGCACGGACCGCCGGCTGGCCGGACGACCGGCACGACCAGCGGTGGGTACGCCCCGAGCCCGGCCACCGGATGCCACCGCCGGACGGCGATCCTCGCCGGCCGGTCTCTCCCGCGCCCGAGCCCGGATGGCTCCCGGAGCCGGACGAGTTCCCGCACCGCCCCCAGCCCCGACCGGCCTGGTCCGAGCAGCGCCGGGGTACGCCCGACGGGCCGCCCGGCGGGCTCCCACGCGGCCCGCAGGAGCGACGCGAGCCCGGCTTCGATCGCCAGGCGGACCGGCGCGGCCACGGTTTCGACGGCCCGGTCGACCGGCGCGGGCCCGGCTTCGACGGGCCGGCCGACCGCCGCGATCCTGGCTTCGACCGGCGTGACCCGGGCTTCGAGGGTCCGCAGCGCCGCGAGCCGGGCCCCCGTCGGGACGCCGCCGCCCGGGCCGGCAACCACCCGGCTCCCCCCATCGCGCCGGACGGCCAGCGACGGCCCCTGGATCCGTACCGCCCGGAGCCCGGCCACCACGGTGGTCCGCGTCCTGATGTTCACGGTCCCGACGAGCGGTGGGACGGTCGCCGGCCTCCGTCGGAGCCCGCGCGCCCCCGGGCCGAGGAGTGGCCGCCCAGCGAGCGGCGGCCCCGCGGCGAGGCGGCCACGTACCGGCCCGACGGGTGGTCACGCCCGGTCGGCCCCGGCCGGCCCGGCCCCGACGGACGGCCGGTGCGCCCGGCCGACGAGGCGACTTCCCGGTACGGCGGGCGCCGCCCCGAGCCGGTCGGCCACCGGCCCGAGGACTGGCACCGGCCGGAGGACCGGTACCAGCGGGAGGACCGGTACCAGCGGGAGGAGTGGCACGGCCACCCGGCCGCCCGTACCCGGCCGGATGACGTGCGCGACCGGCCGACGTTGCCCGCCACCGCGCCACGCCCGAGCGGTCTGCGGGAACAGCCGGCGGCACCTGCCCCGACGCGCCGCGACGACCCGCGCGACCGGCCGGTGCAGGCCGCCCCGAGCCGGCCCGACGAGGTGCGCGACCGGCCCGTCGCACCTGCTCCGGCAAGGCCCGACGAGATGCGACGCCCGCCGGTCCCCGGCGTGCCCATGTCGGGCGTACCGGTCTCGGGCGTACCGGTCTCGGGCGTACCGGTCTCGGGCGTACCGGTTCCAGGCGCGCCGGTCCCAGGCGCGCCGGTCCCAGGCGCGCCCGCGTACCCGTCGGAGCAGCCCGCGGCCCGCGACCGGTCCGAGCGTCCGGACGTGCCGACCTCGGCACCGCCAGCGGCCGACCTGCGCACGGAGTCCAGCCCCGACACCGGCAGCGCGACCCCGCCCCTTGACGGGCCGGCCCGACCGCCGGCGCCAGGCACCGAGCGACCGGCCCCGATGGTCCGGAGCGAGCCCTCGGCGCGGCTCGACGAGGCCGATGCCGTCGCGGCAGGTACGGCCACCGCGCCGCCGGCACCGGCTCCACCGGCACCGCCCGCTCCCGCACCGACCGTTCCGGCACCGACCGCATCGGCGCCCACCCCGCCCCGGCCACCGGTCTCGCAGTCGGCGCCCGTCTCCGCGCCGCTGGCCGTACCGGTCTCCGCGCCGCCGGCCGTACCGGTGGCCGCCGCGCCCACGCCCGCCCCGCCGGACGCCGGCACGCCTTCCACCGGATCGGTATCGACGGCGCCGGGCGAAGCACCCCGACAGTCGGCACCGGCCACCGCGCTCCGGCCGGCCCCGCCGGATGCCCCTGCGTCCCCGCAGCCGGCCGACGGCGTGGCCGAGCCGGTATCGGCCACGCCCGCTGGCGCGACCGGGGGCGACCACAGCGCCCCGGAGGCTCCGGGGGACTCCCGGCCGGACAACGCCCCGGGGGCTGCGCCCTCCGCAGATCACCAGGTCGAGGGTGCGGGTGCCTGGTTCCGACCGCACGTGCCCACGTCCGATCCGGCCGACGAGACCGGCCCGGCAGCAGCTCGCGACGAACCGACGCCGGCTGGGCACGCGGCGCCGGAACGGCCGGTCAGCGCACCGACGGCCGAGCAGACTGCCCCGGAACGGCCGGTCAGCGCAGCAACGGCCGAGCAGACTGCGCCGGAACGGCCGGCCAGCGGACCGCCGACCGAGCCGACGTCGGGACCGCCCGTGCCCGCGACGCCGACTACCGCGGTGGAGCCCACCAGCGAGCGGGTCGGACCCTCCCGGCCGCCAGAGCATGTCCCGGCCGGTGCCGGACCCGCCGCTGGCACCGCCCCGCCGGCCGACCGCGGCGATGCCCCGGCCGCTGCCCGGTCCACTGCGGATCCGGGCGGCCGCGCCCCGCAGCCCGTCCCGGAAGCGGCCACACCGCAGGCCGTGCCCGCCGCACACGTGCCGCCGGCCGAGGTTCCCGGGCAGGCCGCGCCGCCAGTGTCGGCACCACCGGCCCAGGTCTCCGCGCCACCGGCCCGGGTGCCCACGCCGCCCGTCTCCGCACCACCGGCCCAGGTCTCCGCACCACCGGCCCAGGTGCCCACGCCGCCCGTCTCCGCGCCGCCGGCGCAGGTTTCGGCGTCGGCCGCCCAGCCGGTGTCGGCCCCACCCGTACCGGTCTCCGCGCCCCCGGCAGCCGCCACCCCGGCGGACGGCGAACCGCGGACGCCATCACTCACCGAGGTGCCCGCGCCCCCGGCACCGGCCGCCCCGGCGGAGCGCGAACCGCAGTCGGCAGCGCCGGCGCAGGTCTCCGCGCCGCCCGCCCCCGTGTCCGCACCGCCGGCACCGGCTGCCGCGCCTGAGGACGAACCGCGCGAGGTGCGCCCGGTGGACCCGGAGCAGGCGCTGGCCGCCATCCGGTGGCGGCTGCACCCGGAGAAGCTGCGCGAGGAGGCCCCCGATCCGGAGGCGCTGGGCGAGGTCCGGGACGGGCTCACCACGAAGCTGAACAGCGCGCTGGACAATCGCAACCGGGCCCGGCTGCTGAGCCTGCGGTCGGTGGCCGCCCGGATCCTCGGCGACCTGGACGACGCCGTCGCGGACGCGCGGCTCGCTCTGACGTACGCGGAGGCCACCGGCGAGTTGCGGCGGACCGCGCTGGCCCGCGCCCGGCTGGCCGAGGTGCTGCGCTGGCGGGGCGAGTACGCGGAGGCCGACCGGCTCTTCGCCGAGGCCAATTCGCCGGAGCTGCCGGACCGGCTGCGCGCGGTGCTGCACGAGCACGCCGGCCGGTCCTGCTACGACCAGGGCCGGCTGACCGAGGCGTGCCTGCACTTCGAGCGGGCCCTGGACCTGCGGCAGGGCGAGGACGCCGAGCTGAGCGCGCGTACGGCCGTGGCGCTGGACGCGGTCGCCGAGCGGGCGGCGGCCGACGGCTTCGGCCCGAAGCCGCGGACCCGGGAGGCGGTCCTCGGCGAGGAGCAGCAGCCGGTGCCCACCTTCGACGAGGAACAGCAGCTCTGGGGGTACGCGGACGCCGAGGGCGAGCTGGTGATCGACCACCGGTACGCCGAGGCGCAACCCTTCCGGGAGGGGCTGGCCTGGGTTCGGCGCCCGGAGGCGTCCCGCTGGTCGCTGATCGACACCGCCGGCACGGCGCTGATCGAGGCGAACAACGGCTACCGCGCGGTGGGCTCGTTCTCGGAGGGGCTGGCCTGGGTGTCGATGGACGGCAAGGGCCGGTGGATGGCGGTCGACCCGACCAACATCGTGCGGGTTCCGCCGAGCTTCGAGGACGTCCGCCCGTTCCGGGGCGGCCTGGCGGCGGTCCGCCAGAACGGCGGCTGGGGCGCGGTCGACCGGACCGGCCAGGTCGTGGTGCCGACCCGGTACGACGGGCTCACCACCGCCCTGGCGGACGGCCGGTACGTGGACGGCTTCACCGAGGACGGCCTGGCCGGGGTGGAACTCGCCGGCCGCCGGGGCGTGGTGGACCGGAACGGCCGCGTCCTGGTCGAGCCGGCGTACCCGGCGCTGGTCGTGCACCCGGTCGCCTTCCTCGTCCGCGACGAGTCGGGCCGCTGGGGCGCGCTGGACCGCCGGGGCGAGCCGCTGATCGATCGCGTGCACCCGAGCCGCGCCGCGGTGGTCGCGGAGATCGACAACCTGCTCGCCGACACCAGCCCGGTGCTCTGA